Within Spinacia oleracea cultivar Varoflay chromosome 4, BTI_SOV_V1, whole genome shotgun sequence, the genomic segment GCGCAATGTTTGAATAACCatttatgataaaaaaaaaaattttgtttaatttttctttatATACTTAaatcatatacggagtataagtattttttagttttttttgaaACTTATTCAAATCTTACATGGAATTGTTAAAAATAATGTTatagaaaataggaaaaaaaaacattatactTAATTTTTAGCTGGTCTAATATGTTCCCCCTAAAAGGTTTGTAAGTTTGTAACCCAATGTACAACTTATAATTTAAGAAATTTCTTATAAGAAACTACGTATAAGTGAAGAACAAAAAGTCGAATTTTATACAAATCAAGTACATTAATCAGTTTTAGTTCTTACACAATATACTACATACGTAATGCTCCATATAACGAAATTACTGTGTCAGTGAAgcttttttgtaaaataatttgAAAATCATGTAAATACCCGGGAGCATCACCCGggccaataacactagtttatatCTTTAAATCTTAATATTTTTAATCAGGAAGATTTGCATGCCACTTGTCACTACCTTTAaatctcttttatttttatacgtaatatatattttaacttattttatacAACTCTACCTAAACATTTAATAGAAAAACATTATTAAAATTTCCAATTAACCAATGCGTGATTATTTAGTTGATTGCCCCTTCAATTTTTATATCAACATCATTATTTAATTGGATTATAAAATATATACGGTGCGTCGCAAACCAAAAAACTAGTTTgaattagacctgatcaaatggcgggCCGGACCTAGGCATAAAAAGCAGCCCGCTATGTCAGGCCGGGCCAAGATCAGGCAAAAAAATTGTGCCGAAACCCGCTATTTTTGGGCCTAAAATACCGGGCTTTTCGGGCtattttcgggccgggccaaatttataactaaaaagtatagttttgtgtttcccaaacccgtccaaaaattttaaaacttcggGCAGGGGCCggaaaattctgcccaaaccTGTAAAAATTTTCGAACGGGTCGGGTTtgtcttgatcaggtctagttTGAATCAATAGGAGAAAGACACTATAGAAAAGGGTCGAAAATCAGACAAGTAAACTTTTTGAGGTAAATAGTATTCCGTAATTCCATTTTTTCTTATGAAGATTGAAGGGTAATAATTCTATTTGTTTCCCGAGAAATTCTGAGTTAATCTCAGTGaatcaaatggcattttcgtaaatattTTGCCCGAAAACTGTATATGGTATAATGTTAAgtgttgactgtatatttgtAGGTATTGACTGTATATTTGTAGTTATTGACTGCATATTACTAGATGTTGATTGTATACCACTTGTCGTTGactgtatattttatgattgcTGATGAATTACTAAAGTACAATATTGTTTATTGGTAAGTGATTGACTGTATATTCATAGTTGTAGATTGTTTATTAGTAGAAATTTATTGTATATTGTGAGTTGTTGACTGTATATTATATAATTGTTCATGTGttataaaaatacaataatGATCGTACATATGGTCAACATTTGATGATATGTCAGTACTTTAACCCACATTAATGATATTTTCGTAATAAAATcatttacgaaaatgccatttgattcttgaaatttttATAACAATGAGATTAACTCGGAAAGGCTCTTGTTTCCCCTCTCTTTCATTTTGCTCTTCTACCTTCGTCATTCCATTTTATTCTCTCCCTTtccccttctttcatcaatggCGGACTGGTCAGAACTACCGGCAGAACTCCTCGGAGAAATCTTAATCCGCCTCAATTCCTCAATTGACGCCCTCCGATTCCGATCTGTCTGTTCTACTTGGCGCCAATCATCTCTATCCAATCCCAAATCCAACGGCCTGCGAACCCCCTTATCTCTTCCTTCCCATGAAATCTCCCTCTCCAAGCGCTCCATATTCCTTATATCTCCTCCCCAAACCCCCATTTCTGAATCAtccaacaataataacaatccCAATTCATGGGTCATCAAAATCGAAGAAAAAAGCCCTAATTTTTTCAATATTTTCTTCCCACTTTCATGGTCCAAAATCATACCTATACCTTACCATTTCCCAAAAGTTATGGATATCTTGAACATTCGAATTCGTGAATTGGGCTGTGAGTATTTTCTTCGTTACACCGATAAAGCTTGTTTTAGGGGTGATTTTCTTAATTTGCTTATGGAAAAGGTTGCATTTGTATCAGGGGTTAATGttgatgatttttttcttttgactaTTCATGTTTCTGGGAAATTAGCTTTGTTTAATAATGTTGATAATCAATGGCATATTTATTCTGATGATGTAGACTTACCTTATGATGATGTTATTGCATTTAATGGGGAATTTTATGCTGTTGATTATACTGGGAGGACTGTGTTGGTTGGTTACGACGCGGTTGATAATAGCGCCGTTTTAGTGGCGAAATCTATTTGTGGAGGTGATAAGAAGCGTTTAGTTGAAATTGGTGGTGAGTTAATGTTGGTGGATGTTTATATGAGTCTTCCTCCATGGGAGCATGATCATGACATGGAAGATTTGGATCAATATGTCTCATCGAGGTCCATGTGGTTCAAGGTCTTTAGGTTGGATAGGGAAGGGAAGAATTGGGTTGAGGTTAAAGATTTCGGAAACTATATTTTGTTCTTGGGCATGTATTCTGGGTTTTCAGCATCTGCTGTGGATGTGTTGTGCCAGAAAGGGAACtgcatttatttttctttcccgGATAACTTTTACCCGTCAAATtttgatgaagatgatgatgtcTTCAAGTTCCACTGTGGCGGGGTGTATAATTTGGAGGATGCTAGCATCACTTATTCCAAGTTGTTCTGGCCTCCTCCTCCTTGGGTTGCTTCATCTTTGTAGGAGGTATGCGGTTCGTTTAATCTTTgttaatgaaagttgtttttg encodes:
- the LOC110789310 gene encoding F-box protein SKIP23, which gives rise to MADWSELPAELLGEILIRLNSSIDALRFRSVCSTWRQSSLSNPKSNGLRTPLSLPSHEISLSKRSIFLISPPQTPISESSNNNNNPNSWVIKIEEKSPNFFNIFFPLSWSKIIPIPYHFPKVMDILNIRIRELGCEYFLRYTDKACFRGDFLNLLMEKVAFVSGVNVDDFFLLTIHVSGKLALFNNVDNQWHIYSDDVDLPYDDVIAFNGEFYAVDYTGRTVLVGYDAVDNSAVLVAKSICGGDKKRLVEIGGELMLVDVYMSLPPWEHDHDMEDLDQYVSSRSMWFKVFRLDREGKNWVEVKDFGNYILFLGMYSGFSASAVDVLCQKGNCIYFSFPDNFYPSNFDEDDDVFKFHCGGVYNLEDASITYSKLFWPPPPWVASSL